Part of the Azospirillum brasilense genome is shown below.
TCAGCGCCGACTGATCCCGCGGGTCCGTTACACCGCCAGAGCGACGCCGAGGTGCCGCTCCATGAGGGCGTGGTCGTCCCGCAGATCGGCGGCCGCCCCCTCATGCACAACTTGGCCGCGTTCCAGGATCACCGCACTCTGCGCGAAGTCCAGGGCGCGGTCCACCTGCTGCTCCACCAGGATCAGGGTGACGGTCAGCTGCGCCAGAGCCTGCATCAGTTGATCGCAGATCACCGGAGCCAAGCCCTCCAGCGGCTCGTCCAGCAGCAGCACCGTCGGCCGGCCGAGCAGCGCGCGGGCGACCGACAGCATCTGCTGCTCGCCGCCGGAGAGCGCGCCGCCGCCGTTGCCCCGCCGCTCCTTCAGGCGGGGGAACAGCGCGTAGGCCTCCTCCAGGGCGGAGCGCGGCCGGCCCTTCAGCCCGGTGACCAGATTCTCCTCCACCGTCAGCGAGCGGAAGATGTCGCGCGTCTGCGGCACATAGCCCAGCCCGGCCGCCGCCCGTGCGGAGGAATTGAGGCCGCTCAGCTCGACGCCGTCCAGCCGGACGCTGCCGGCGTGCCGCGTCGTCTGCCCGACCAGGGTGGCCAGCGTCGTGGTCTTGCCCATGCCGTTGCGGCCCAGCAGGGCCAGCCGCCCGCCGGCCGGCACGGTGAAGGTCAGCCCTTCGATGATGCGGGTCTCGCCGTAACCGGCGGTCAGACCGGTGATCTCCAGCGTCCCTTCAGTGCGGCGCATTGGCCCGGCTCCCCAGATAGACCTCGCGGACGCGCGGATCGGTGGTGATCTCCTGCGCCGTGCCGCTGCACAGCAGGCGACCCTGCGCCAGCACGACGATGCGCTTGGCGAAGCGGAAGACGAGATCCATGTCGTGCTCGATCATCAGAACGGCCAGATCGGCCGGCAGACG
Proteins encoded:
- a CDS encoding ABC transporter ATP-binding protein: MRRTEGTLEITGLTAGYGETRIIEGLTFTVPAGGRLALLGRNGMGKTTTLATLVGQTTRHAGSVRLDGVELSGLNSSARAAAGLGYVPQTRDIFRSLTVEENLVTGLKGRPRSALEEAYALFPRLKERRGNGGGALSGGEQQMLSVARALLGRPTVLLLDEPLEGLAPVICDQLMQALAQLTVTLILVEQQVDRALDFAQSAVILERGQVVHEGAAADLRDDHALMERHLGVALAV